The following proteins come from a genomic window of Edaphobacter sp. 4G125:
- a CDS encoding ATP-binding protein: MNLPNRSLFLKILLWFWGTIALTAFSMIVTLILQPTGMSSQWHDTLIDTTKYAGATIVQEYERHGTQSASEYLLERSRTTHLRACLLHFDETTILGNGCLRFAHVVHAAVLKGKPEFNFKYGVAEIAVPVQGATGERYIYVTESPTSPRSAGTTNVAGVVVRCLVALLVPGLICYLLTRYLTAPILRLREASQQLATGNLNARADERMSLRRDELGSLVRDFNVMAGRLEGLVSGQRQLIYDISHELRSPLTRLNVALDIGRERKGNDQVFDQMQQDLERMNQMIERLLTLARLDVASASVPFETFNLTDLVANLVHSAGFELHERPDNITMNSREIFWVRGNAELLQSAIENVIRNAIRYNNSDEPVQVVLERMESLVQITVRDHGPGVPSESLQKIFEPFYRVASDRDRQTGGAGLGLAITERAIRMHGGKVYAENATPHGLAVYILLPSSDQTSECPFPKYEVSS, translated from the coding sequence GTGAATCTGCCCAATAGAAGCCTCTTTCTGAAAATACTTTTGTGGTTCTGGGGCACGATTGCTCTGACCGCATTCTCCATGATTGTGACTCTGATCCTGCAACCAACTGGAATGTCTTCACAATGGCACGACACTCTGATTGATACGACAAAGTACGCTGGCGCAACAATAGTCCAGGAGTATGAACGGCATGGTACGCAGAGCGCTTCAGAATATCTCCTCGAACGATCCCGTACGACTCATCTGCGAGCATGTCTCTTGCATTTCGACGAAACCACCATTCTGGGAAACGGGTGTTTGCGTTTCGCCCATGTCGTTCACGCTGCCGTTCTGAAAGGAAAACCTGAGTTCAATTTCAAGTATGGTGTAGCCGAAATCGCTGTCCCTGTGCAAGGAGCCACCGGCGAACGATATATCTACGTTACGGAATCACCCACAAGCCCTCGATCTGCCGGAACCACGAATGTTGCTGGAGTTGTCGTCCGCTGTCTTGTTGCTCTCCTTGTTCCCGGACTCATTTGCTATCTGCTTACCCGATATTTAACCGCACCGATCCTCCGGCTTCGCGAAGCTTCACAACAGCTGGCCACAGGCAATTTGAATGCTCGCGCCGATGAGCGAATGAGTCTGCGCCGCGACGAACTTGGTTCCCTTGTAAGAGACTTTAATGTCATGGCTGGGCGTCTTGAAGGCCTGGTTAGTGGACAGCGGCAGCTTATCTACGACATTTCGCACGAACTGAGATCTCCACTTACACGTCTAAACGTCGCATTGGATATTGGGCGTGAGAGAAAAGGAAACGACCAGGTATTCGATCAGATGCAGCAGGATCTCGAACGCATGAACCAGATGATAGAGCGTCTACTAACTCTGGCAAGGCTCGATGTCGCATCCGCCTCAGTTCCATTTGAAACCTTCAATCTTACAGATCTTGTCGCGAATCTTGTTCACAGTGCCGGGTTCGAATTGCACGAGCGTCCAGACAACATAACCATGAACTCTCGAGAAATTTTTTGGGTACGTGGCAATGCAGAACTGCTTCAGAGCGCAATTGAAAATGTCATTCGTAACGCAATTCGCTACAACAACTCGGATGAGCCCGTACAGGTTGTTCTGGAGCGCATGGAATCATTGGTGCAAATCACTGTGCGTGACCATGGTCCCGGCGTACCATCAGAATCTCTACAAAAAATCTTTGAGCCTTTTTACCGGGTCGCATCGGACCGCGACAGACAAACAGGCGGCGCAGGTCTCGGACTGGCAATCACGGAACGCGCCATACGAATGCATGGCGGCAAAGTCTATGCTGAAAATGCAACCCCGCATGGTCTCGCGGTGTACATCCTCCTGCCATCATCAGATCAAACCAGCGAGTGTCCTTTCCCTAAATATGAAGTGTCATCCTGA
- a CDS encoding response regulator transcription factor, whose product MKQDRVLIIDDDVELCRLLNDRLQPEGFAIETIQDGQTGLKRATLGQHDLIILDLMLPGMSGLDVLRNLRSHSSVPVLILTARGDDVDRILGLEIGADDYLPKPFNPRELVARIRAILRRVSRDPDNSSIVIVDNVRLEPSSLKVWVNETELSVTSLEFNLLETFMRSAGQVMTREDLTEQVLGRKLGPFDRVIDVHVSNLRKKLARISAEEYIKAVRGMGYLFVTRSRSR is encoded by the coding sequence ATGAAACAAGATCGCGTGCTCATCATCGACGACGATGTCGAGCTATGCCGATTACTCAACGACCGGCTTCAACCAGAAGGGTTTGCGATTGAGACCATTCAGGACGGTCAGACCGGACTGAAGCGAGCCACATTAGGGCAGCATGATCTGATTATTCTCGATCTAATGCTGCCTGGTATGAGTGGTCTGGATGTTCTCCGCAACCTTCGATCTCATTCGTCCGTTCCCGTTCTCATCTTGACAGCGCGAGGAGACGACGTCGATCGAATTCTCGGATTAGAAATCGGCGCAGATGATTATCTTCCCAAACCCTTCAATCCAAGAGAACTCGTGGCGAGGATTCGCGCCATTCTCCGACGTGTCTCACGAGACCCTGACAACTCTTCCATCGTTATCGTAGACAACGTGCGCCTTGAACCCTCCTCGCTCAAAGTATGGGTTAATGAAACCGAATTAAGCGTAACCAGTTTAGAGTTCAACCTGCTTGAAACATTTATGCGCAGCGCGGGTCAGGTCATGACACGTGAAGACCTCACCGAACAAGTGCTAGGACGAAAGCTTGGCCCATTCGATCGTGTGATCGATGTGCATGTGAGCAATCTTCGTAAAAAACTGGCTCGCATCAGCGCAGAAGAATACATCAAGGCTGTTCGCGGAATGGGATATCTCTTCGTTACGAGATCGAGGTCCAGGTGA
- a CDS encoding Spy/CpxP family protein refolding chaperone encodes MKRKVFIGVAVVLVLLTGFFIARAEGRGWHRGFGHRGWHHGPGGYVARELHLTDTQRQQIRTIWEGERPALSKLAKQFADENRDLTAATAKGTGNEAEVSKITGLQGATLGQLILEKEHLKAKIYADVLSQEQRDKADALLSRWQSHLDELGKM; translated from the coding sequence ATGAAACGTAAAGTATTTATCGGAGTAGCAGTCGTCCTGGTTCTGTTGACAGGTTTCTTTATCGCTCGTGCAGAGGGACGCGGTTGGCATAGAGGATTTGGGCATCGCGGCTGGCACCATGGCCCTGGAGGCTACGTAGCCAGAGAGCTCCATCTGACAGACACCCAGAGGCAACAGATTCGAACGATATGGGAGGGCGAACGGCCAGCGTTGTCGAAGCTTGCGAAGCAGTTCGCAGATGAGAACAGGGACCTGACCGCGGCGACTGCGAAGGGAACTGGCAATGAGGCCGAGGTGTCAAAGATTACAGGATTGCAGGGGGCGACGTTGGGGCAGTTGATTCTGGAGAAGGAACACCTTAAGGCAAAGATATATGCTGATGTTCTAAGCCAAGAGCAGCGAGATAAAGCAGATGCGCTGCTGTCGCGTTGGCAATCGCATCTGGATGAACTGGGGAAGATGTGA
- a CDS encoding nitrite/sulfite reductase codes for MSTPPAPAAAVKETKAQRTERLKLAKNPWESWDEVREYARLGWDSIPADWALYFRWWGVYSQGDGKGVTGGVGGEGKATEYFMMRIALPNGLLTSAQLRVIAEVTKKYANNLADITTRQNIQLHWLTISALVEVVDALNSVGLSTKGACGDVVRNVTGCPLAGLDSHEIIDASPLAVAIAHRLNANTDFYNLPRKFKFTVSGCPVWCSFPEINDAALTAIKRTVNGAEEIGYTLRVGGGLSNEPHIAVRIPAFIRQDQAVDVAAATAEVFRDADILRENRTRARIKYLFMRFDWTAESFLAALEEKLGYKLDPSPVSMEDVPGDIYRDHIGITPQRQPGLSVVGASVINGRLSGDQLQKLAELAEQYGDGNLRATIGQNILIVNVPHEKVAALVIELNTIGLNVDVSPFWRGAIACTGTEFCKLAIAETKNFNKWLVSELEDRLPGFDQQIRLHVTGCTNSCGQSWIADIGLEGKKIKKDGKMVDAFYFCVGGSVGKYVGIARQIGFRAAAEDCPEAIERLLRAYLAERETGEDLRGYFRRTDDETLRAHLNGTVVNPVERDAPPVGAGRFSPAE; via the coding sequence ATGTCTACCCCTCCGGCACCAGCCGCTGCCGTCAAAGAGACCAAAGCCCAACGTACAGAACGACTTAAGCTCGCCAAGAACCCTTGGGAGTCTTGGGATGAGGTTCGAGAATATGCTCGCCTTGGCTGGGATTCCATTCCCGCCGATTGGGCGCTCTATTTTCGCTGGTGGGGGGTCTACAGCCAAGGAGACGGCAAAGGGGTAACCGGCGGCGTTGGAGGCGAAGGCAAGGCTACCGAATACTTCATGATGCGTATCGCGCTTCCGAACGGACTTCTCACCAGCGCACAGCTTCGCGTCATCGCCGAAGTCACCAAGAAATACGCGAACAATCTGGCCGACATTACTACCCGTCAAAACATCCAGCTGCATTGGCTTACGATCTCCGCCCTGGTCGAGGTCGTTGATGCTCTCAATTCAGTGGGACTGAGCACCAAGGGGGCCTGCGGCGACGTTGTTCGTAATGTGACTGGCTGCCCGCTCGCAGGTCTCGATAGCCACGAAATCATCGATGCCAGCCCGCTGGCCGTTGCAATCGCCCACCGCCTGAATGCGAACACCGATTTTTATAACCTTCCCCGCAAGTTCAAATTCACCGTTTCCGGATGCCCTGTATGGTGCAGCTTCCCCGAGATCAATGATGCTGCCCTCACCGCCATCAAGCGCACCGTCAATGGTGCCGAAGAGATCGGTTATACCCTCCGGGTTGGCGGTGGTCTCTCTAACGAGCCGCACATCGCCGTCCGCATCCCGGCTTTTATCCGGCAGGATCAGGCCGTCGATGTTGCAGCCGCTACCGCTGAGGTCTTCCGCGACGCAGACATCCTTCGCGAGAACCGTACCCGCGCCCGCATCAAGTACCTCTTCATGCGCTTTGATTGGACTGCCGAATCCTTCCTCGCTGCCCTGGAAGAAAAACTTGGTTACAAGCTCGATCCCAGCCCGGTCTCCATGGAAGATGTTCCCGGCGATATCTACCGGGACCATATCGGTATTACACCGCAGCGGCAGCCTGGCCTCTCTGTTGTTGGCGCTAGCGTCATCAATGGCCGTCTCTCAGGCGACCAGCTGCAGAAGCTCGCTGAGCTTGCGGAGCAGTATGGCGACGGCAATCTGCGAGCGACCATCGGTCAGAACATCCTCATCGTCAATGTCCCCCATGAGAAGGTCGCGGCTCTCGTCATCGAGCTCAACACCATCGGACTGAACGTCGATGTCTCTCCCTTCTGGCGTGGAGCCATTGCCTGCACAGGAACCGAGTTCTGCAAGCTCGCCATCGCCGAGACCAAGAACTTCAACAAGTGGCTCGTCTCCGAGCTTGAAGATCGTCTCCCTGGTTTCGATCAGCAGATTCGCCTCCACGTCACAGGCTGCACCAACTCCTGCGGCCAGAGCTGGATCGCGGATATCGGCCTTGAGGGCAAGAAAATCAAGAAAGACGGCAAGATGGTTGATGCCTTCTACTTCTGCGTCGGCGGATCAGTAGGCAAGTATGTGGGCATCGCCCGGCAGATTGGCTTCCGTGCTGCTGCTGAAGACTGCCCTGAGGCCATCGAGCGCCTTCTTCGTGCATACCTCGCAGAACGCGAAACTGGCGAAGACCTCCGTGGATACTTCCGCCGCACCGATGACGAGACCCTCCGAGCTCACCTCAATGGCACGGTTGTAAATCCCGTCGAGCGCGACGCCCCTCCTGTAGGGGCTGGACGCTTCTCGCCCGCTGAGTAA
- a CDS encoding SGNH/GDSL hydrolase family protein, whose translation MKRVLLLGWMALALVSAGVAQARRNVTEKIEWTYTDRPEMPDSKLPNVLLVGDSITRAYYKATADSLSGKANVYYFAASTSVGDERLAPQLAEYFRMIKVRFDVVHFNNGMHGWGYTEDEYRRYFPELVAAVRTGAPGARLVWASTTPVRKDQQDGATNARIDARNAIALEQIKKDGIPVDDQHALMMRHQDLHSDDVHFTTEGSAIQGTQVAESVLKVLPKKTSVQ comes from the coding sequence TTGAAGAGAGTTCTTTTGTTGGGATGGATGGCGTTAGCACTGGTAAGCGCAGGAGTGGCACAGGCGAGACGCAATGTGACAGAGAAGATTGAGTGGACTTATACCGACCGTCCAGAGATGCCAGATTCGAAGCTGCCGAATGTGCTTCTCGTCGGGGATTCGATTACTCGTGCTTACTACAAAGCCACGGCGGACTCGCTGTCTGGAAAGGCCAATGTGTATTACTTTGCAGCCTCAACCTCCGTGGGAGATGAGAGGTTGGCCCCGCAACTGGCTGAGTACTTCCGAATGATTAAGGTTCGGTTTGATGTGGTGCACTTCAACAATGGGATGCATGGTTGGGGATATACGGAAGACGAGTACCGCAGATACTTTCCAGAGCTGGTCGCGGCGGTGCGTACAGGCGCACCTGGAGCGCGGTTGGTATGGGCCTCGACGACTCCGGTACGGAAGGACCAGCAGGACGGTGCAACGAATGCACGAATCGATGCGCGAAATGCGATTGCGCTGGAACAGATAAAGAAGGATGGGATTCCGGTCGACGATCAACATGCGCTAATGATGCGGCACCAGGATCTGCATTCCGATGATGTGCACTTTACGACTGAGGGCAGCGCGATTCAGGGCACGCAAGTCGCGGAGAGTGTGTTGAAAGTGTTGCCTAAAAAGACTTCGGTTCAGTAA
- the phoU gene encoding phosphate signaling complex protein PhoU, producing the protein MPRIHFHQQLIALKDKLLAMAALSQQALSLALEAYLTGDLGLCEHVTEIEAAINAAERDVDEMAYDLLAKEQPMAIDLRFILAVIKINGDLERIGDQATNIAQRAQALVGVPHIELPIDIPDMGEKVGVMIRTALQSLLEADARLAEEVLTMDDQVDEMNRLVQADLVDLMQRRPEVSAQALNAIIVSRNLERSADHATNIAEDVIFWVRGSDVRHQHSLAQAE; encoded by the coding sequence ATGCCGCGAATTCACTTTCACCAGCAGCTGATAGCCCTGAAAGACAAACTCCTCGCCATGGCTGCGCTCTCCCAGCAGGCCCTATCTCTTGCGCTTGAGGCCTATCTTACCGGCGATCTCGGTCTCTGCGAGCACGTCACCGAGATCGAAGCTGCCATCAACGCCGCAGAACGTGATGTCGATGAGATGGCCTATGATCTGCTCGCTAAAGAACAACCCATGGCCATCGACCTGCGATTCATTCTTGCGGTCATCAAAATTAACGGCGATCTTGAGCGCATTGGCGACCAGGCCACGAACATTGCGCAGCGCGCCCAGGCCCTCGTCGGCGTTCCCCATATCGAACTACCCATCGATATCCCTGACATGGGCGAAAAAGTAGGCGTGATGATCCGCACCGCCCTGCAATCTCTTCTTGAGGCAGATGCACGTCTCGCAGAAGAGGTACTCACCATGGACGACCAGGTGGATGAGATGAACCGTCTCGTCCAGGCCGATCTCGTTGATCTGATGCAGAGACGCCCTGAGGTTAGCGCGCAGGCCCTCAATGCAATCATCGTCTCGCGCAACCTCGAACGATCTGCTGATCATGCCACTAACATTGCAGAAGACGTCATCTTCTGGGTACGCGGCTCCGATGTGCGCCATCAACACTCCCTGGCCCAGGCGGAGTAG
- a CDS encoding sodium:solute symporter family transporter, with amino-acid sequence MPLTAASHLHAFDLVLILLYLAGITLFGLRFRDGKGAQAKSLKSYFLADRSAPWWAIALSIVSAETSTLTIISVPGVAFTGDFGFLQIIIGYLLGRVVVAVLFLPRYFQGEMLTAYQLIDRRFGPALHKMTAGLFLVTRAAAEGVRVFAVSIVVAIAIGTGDVLSIAIISALTLLYTFEGGMTAVIWTDVVQMILYVAGTLVAIGTLGTHVPGGWHHIHEVASAAGKFHLFDFALSLSKTYTFWAGVLGGTFLTMASHGTEQLMVQRLLAARNLAESRLALLSSGVVIFVQFTLFLLIGAGLWVFYGGTSSIAPDRLFPSFIVQEMPIGVAGLLIAAILAAAMSNLSAALNSLSSTTVVDFYMRLRPEADDRERMMISRSSTVMWALVLFAIAVYSIHAGGKGHVVEIGLSIASVAYGALLGVFLLGTLTRKATEAGSIVGMIVGFAVNIMLWLQPGPIHLNSLPLLGDTTLPRVAWTWYVLIGSSATFVIGYIASRLLPKPRVAAKAAVTAALVITGFSLLSFRSVAESAPPYLTAQTQNSPTPDFAAVSNLMNDAVAAHKLPGAVVVIGHDGKVVFHEAYGNRKVAGELSPNGSTAAEPMTEDTIFDMASLTKCLATATAMMQLYEQGKYQFDDPVAKYLPAFAVNGKENVTIRELLTHYSGLPPDVSLKDPWGLSVPDKAEGIKRAIESKLDNPPGTKFVYSDINFITLGALVEKLSRQPLDVYAQQHIFKPLGMLSTIYHPFDKTCGPVVHTGAAVYPGPNPRTAMHMVCPPNTWNPTTIIPETAPTAHDDESKDNPSLNPDYDHLLRGTVHDPTTRRMGGVAGHAGVFSTAHDISLYANALLEKLLYNKGPFPLKQSTLKLMTTPEQPATAQDGAVVFTPDGKPTKGVATRGFGWDINTAFSRPRGSIFPIGSFGHTGFTGTTLWMDPGSDTYVVLLSNAVHPRGNPPISALRGQVATAAAQALHLYNASPVAQTLTGIDVLESTHYTALTEAAHRHGDHLRLGILTNQNGLDAHGHRTIDLLATEAPKSVPGLELKAIFSPEHGLFGTKDESGIKGEVDPTTHLAVTSLYGSTLASRHPSHDQLKDLDAVIVDLQDAGVRFYTYEAVTGYFLEAAAAEKKLGHPLEIIVLDRPNLIGGEKVQGPVSDEGHDSYTNYMPLPIRHGMTLGELARYINGERHLPSTTSPNVQVPLSAQLTVVPLKNWHRSQYYDQTGLPWINPSPNLRNITAATLYPGVELLQFTNVSVGRGTAVPFENIAAPFFDANALATALNARNIPGVSFSASTVTIAEDANRYPYHGQTLPAVHLTLTDRNQLDSPELGIELISAIRRLYPKQFDVARINRLLVSVNTVLSIQNNDDPRTIASSWQRDLDAFGQRRTKYLLY; translated from the coding sequence ATGCCCTTAACCGCTGCGTCTCATCTGCACGCGTTCGACCTTGTCCTAATTCTGCTCTACCTGGCGGGAATCACTCTCTTTGGCCTGCGTTTTCGGGATGGGAAAGGGGCCCAAGCGAAGTCGCTAAAAAGCTACTTCCTAGCTGACCGCAGCGCTCCCTGGTGGGCCATCGCCCTTTCTATCGTCTCGGCAGAGACCAGTACGCTCACCATCATCAGTGTTCCCGGAGTGGCCTTCACCGGAGATTTCGGCTTCCTCCAGATCATCATCGGATATCTGCTCGGCCGCGTCGTCGTTGCCGTGCTCTTCCTGCCTCGCTACTTCCAGGGCGAGATGCTTACCGCGTATCAACTCATTGACCGTCGCTTCGGCCCAGCGCTCCACAAGATGACCGCGGGACTCTTCCTCGTCACCCGCGCCGCAGCAGAAGGCGTTCGGGTCTTTGCCGTCTCCATCGTGGTCGCCATCGCAATTGGCACAGGAGACGTGCTCTCCATCGCCATCATCTCGGCCCTGACCCTGCTCTACACCTTCGAAGGCGGCATGACGGCGGTCATCTGGACCGATGTCGTCCAGATGATCCTCTATGTTGCCGGAACGCTTGTTGCGATCGGCACGCTTGGAACCCACGTCCCTGGAGGCTGGCATCATATCCATGAGGTCGCTTCCGCAGCAGGTAAATTTCACCTCTTTGATTTCGCCCTCAGTCTCAGCAAAACCTATACCTTCTGGGCTGGCGTCCTTGGCGGAACCTTTCTCACGATGGCATCGCACGGCACAGAACAACTGATGGTGCAGCGTCTGCTGGCCGCCAGGAACCTTGCAGAATCTCGACTTGCTCTACTCTCATCGGGAGTCGTAATCTTCGTACAGTTCACCCTATTCCTTCTGATTGGTGCCGGCCTCTGGGTCTTCTATGGAGGCACCAGCAGCATCGCTCCCGATCGTCTCTTTCCTTCCTTTATCGTGCAGGAGATGCCCATCGGCGTCGCTGGTCTGTTGATCGCAGCTATTCTGGCAGCAGCCATGTCCAACCTCTCGGCGGCGCTCAACTCACTCTCCTCCACCACGGTTGTCGACTTTTATATGCGCCTGCGCCCGGAAGCCGATGACCGCGAACGCATGATGATTTCCCGCTCTTCGACCGTCATGTGGGCTCTTGTCCTCTTCGCGATCGCTGTCTACAGCATCCATGCCGGCGGCAAAGGCCATGTGGTCGAAATCGGCCTCTCCATCGCCTCCGTCGCCTATGGAGCTCTTCTCGGAGTCTTCCTGCTTGGCACGCTGACCCGCAAAGCCACTGAAGCGGGAAGCATCGTTGGCATGATCGTCGGCTTTGCAGTCAACATAATGCTCTGGCTCCAACCTGGCCCCATCCATCTCAACAGCCTTCCTCTGCTCGGCGACACGACACTGCCTCGCGTCGCCTGGACATGGTATGTGCTGATCGGATCAAGTGCGACCTTCGTGATCGGATACATCGCCAGCAGGCTGCTTCCAAAACCCCGCGTAGCAGCAAAAGCAGCCGTCACTGCCGCTCTGGTGATTACAGGCTTTTCTTTGTTGTCATTCCGCAGCGTAGCAGAATCTGCTCCCCCCTACCTCACTGCCCAAACACAAAACTCACCAACCCCTGACTTCGCCGCCGTCTCTAATCTCATGAACGACGCCGTTGCCGCACACAAGCTCCCGGGAGCCGTCGTCGTCATCGGCCATGATGGCAAGGTCGTCTTCCACGAAGCTTATGGCAACCGTAAGGTCGCAGGTGAACTCAGTCCCAACGGCTCAACCGCCGCTGAGCCCATGACCGAAGACACCATCTTCGACATGGCTTCGCTTACCAAGTGTCTGGCCACCGCAACCGCGATGATGCAGCTCTACGAACAGGGCAAGTACCAGTTCGACGATCCCGTCGCCAAATACCTGCCCGCCTTCGCCGTAAATGGCAAGGAGAATGTCACAATCCGCGAACTGCTGACACATTACTCCGGCCTCCCACCTGATGTCTCACTAAAGGACCCCTGGGGGCTCTCCGTTCCTGACAAGGCCGAGGGCATCAAGCGGGCGATAGAGTCAAAGCTCGACAACCCTCCAGGCACAAAGTTCGTATACTCCGACATCAACTTCATCACCCTCGGCGCTCTGGTCGAAAAGCTCAGCAGACAACCGCTCGACGTCTATGCGCAGCAGCATATCTTCAAGCCGTTGGGAATGCTCTCTACCATCTACCACCCTTTCGACAAAACCTGCGGTCCTGTCGTTCATACCGGAGCGGCCGTCTATCCTGGCCCAAACCCGCGCACAGCGATGCACATGGTGTGTCCACCCAATACCTGGAACCCCACAACGATCATCCCGGAGACCGCTCCCACCGCTCACGACGACGAATCCAAGGACAACCCTTCTCTTAACCCCGACTACGACCATCTCCTTCGCGGCACCGTCCACGATCCCACCACCCGCCGCATGGGTGGAGTAGCAGGACACGCTGGAGTTTTCTCTACTGCGCACGACATTTCTCTCTACGCCAACGCTCTACTCGAAAAGCTCCTCTACAACAAAGGCCCTTTTCCACTAAAGCAATCCACGCTGAAGTTGATGACCACACCCGAGCAACCTGCAACCGCGCAGGACGGAGCTGTCGTCTTCACCCCTGACGGCAAACCCACCAAGGGTGTCGCCACTCGTGGCTTCGGTTGGGATATCAACACCGCCTTCTCGCGCCCACGTGGTTCGATCTTCCCCATCGGGTCTTTCGGACACACAGGCTTCACAGGAACCACCCTCTGGATGGATCCAGGTTCCGATACCTACGTCGTTCTGCTGTCAAATGCTGTTCACCCTCGCGGCAATCCGCCGATCTCCGCCCTGCGCGGACAAGTGGCCACCGCTGCGGCTCAGGCCCTGCATCTCTATAACGCATCTCCAGTGGCCCAAACTCTCACGGGGATCGACGTCCTCGAATCGACCCACTACACCGCGCTTACCGAAGCCGCTCACCGCCACGGCGATCACCTCCGCCTCGGCATCCTCACGAATCAGAACGGCCTCGATGCTCATGGCCACCGAACTATAGATCTACTCGCAACCGAAGCCCCTAAGTCTGTGCCAGGCCTCGAGCTCAAAGCCATCTTCTCCCCCGAACACGGTCTCTTCGGCACCAAGGATGAATCCGGGATCAAGGGAGAGGTCGACCCCACAACACACCTCGCCGTCACTTCGCTCTACGGAAGTACACTGGCCTCACGCCATCCTTCGCACGACCAGCTCAAAGACCTCGACGCCGTTATCGTTGATCTCCAGGACGCCGGAGTGCGCTTCTACACTTATGAAGCCGTCACCGGATACTTCCTCGAGGCCGCAGCCGCCGAGAAAAAACTAGGCCACCCCCTCGAGATCATTGTCCTCGATCGTCCCAATCTCATCGGTGGCGAAAAAGTACAGGGCCCGGTCTCCGATGAGGGACATGACTCCTACACCAACTACATGCCGCTTCCCATACGCCATGGCATGACCCTCGGTGAGCTCGCACGGTATATCAACGGTGAACGTCACCTGCCCAGCACCACCTCGCCCAACGTTCAGGTTCCGCTCAGCGCTCAACTCACCGTTGTTCCGCTTAAAAACTGGCATCGCTCCCAGTACTACGACCAGACGGGGCTACCCTGGATCAATCCCAGTCCCAATCTGCGCAACATTACGGCCGCCACTCTCTATCCCGGAGTCGAACTCCTTCAGTTCACCAACGTCTCCGTAGGGCGCGGTACCGCCGTGCCTTTTGAGAACATCGCCGCGCCATTCTTCGATGCCAACGCATTGGCCACAGCGCTCAACGCCCGTAATATCCCCGGTGTCAGCTTCTCCGCTTCGACCGTCACCATCGCCGAAGATGCAAACCGCTATCCCTATCACGGGCAAACACTCCCGGCTGTTCACCTCACGCTCACCGACCGCAACCAGCTCGACTCGCCCGAGCTTGGTATCGAGCTCATCTCCGCCATCCGGCGCCTTTATCCCAAACAGTTCGACGTCGCCCGCATCAACCGCCTGCTCGTCAGCGTCAACACGGTTCTCTCTATCCAGAACAACGATGACCCACGCACAATTGCCAGCTCCTGGCAACGCGATCTCGATGCCTTCGGTCAAAGGCGCACAAAGTACCTGCTCTACTAG